GTAGTCCTCCACCGAAATGTCCACGGACGTGGAATCCCTGGGGTCGTGTCCCGCCACGGCCTGGAGCACCAGGGCCGCGTCTTCCACGTCCTTGGTGATGGGTCCGATCTGGTCCAGCGAGGAAGCGAAAGCGACCAATCCGTAGCGGGAAACGCGGCCGTAGGTCGGTTTCAACCCAACCACGGAACAAAAGGATGCCGGCTGGCGGATGGACCCTCCTGTGTCCGTCCCGATGGCCGCCGCGCAAAGGTCCGCCGCTACGGCCGCCGTGGACCCACCGCTGGAGCCGCCGGAGACCCGTTCCGTATCCCAGGGATTTCGAACCGCGCCGAATGCGGAATTCTCGTTGGACGATCCCATGGCGAACTCGTCCATGTTCGTTTTGCCCAAAAAGATCGCACCTGCGCCTTTGAGGCGTTCGACGGCGGTGGCGTCGAAAGGCGGCCGGAAGTTTTCGAGGATACGCGATCCGCAGGTGGTTCGGACTCCCTTGGTGCACAGAACGTCTTTCAGCGCCAGGGGCATCCCGGCAAGCGGCTTTTCCCGGACATCAGGGCGATCCCGGTCTATCTCCTCGGCCTGGGCAAGGGCTTGGTCGGCGAGCACGGTGATGAAGGCGTTGAGTCGCGCATCGACGGCCTCGATCCGGCGAAGGAAGGCGCTCACGATTTCGACGGCGCTCACTTCTTTTCGCGCCAGGAGGTCACGGAGTTCGTGCAAGGTCAAGGCGTGGAGCTGCGGCATGGGGGCACCTGCTTCAAAGGGGTTTTCAGATCACCTTCGGAACGACGAAACTCACCCCGTCGGTCCGAGGAGCGTTCGCCAAACCGGCCTGCCGTTCCAAGGAAGGCCGGACGTCGTCGGAGCGGAAGACGTTCTGGA
This is a stretch of genomic DNA from Desulfoglaeba alkanexedens ALDC. It encodes these proteins:
- the gatA gene encoding Asp-tRNA(Asn)/Glu-tRNA(Gln) amidotransferase subunit GatA, which produces MPQLHALTLHELRDLLARKEVSAVEIVSAFLRRIEAVDARLNAFITVLADQALAQAEEIDRDRPDVREKPLAGMPLALKDVLCTKGVRTTCGSRILENFRPPFDATAVERLKGAGAIFLGKTNMDEFAMGSSNENSAFGAVRNPWDTERVSGGSSGGSTAAVAADLCAAAIGTDTGGSIRQPASFCSVVGLKPTYGRVSRYGLVAFASSLDQIGPITKDVEDAALVLQAVAGHDPRDSTSVDISVEDYAAALRRPVQGLRLGIPKEYFVEGTDPDVADAVEKAIGTCERLGARRVEVSLPHTEYGVAAYYIIAPAEASSNLARYDGVKYGYRVEEAKDLLSMYCLTRSRGFGPEVKRRVMLGTYSLSAGYYDAYYRKASQVRTLIRNDFIEAFKVCDAILAPVSPFPAFKIGEKTDDPLQMYLSDVFTLPASLAGVPGVSVPCGFTREGLPIGLQILGPHFREDRVLQVAWHFEQALPEVKRKPDLD